The bacterium genome includes a window with the following:
- a CDS encoding radical SAM protein — protein MKVFEIFKSLQGESTFQGLPCVFVRLAGCNLRCVWCDTKYAYKGGKEMSILQIMEIIKSYKTPLVEITGGEPLLQEEIYNLITKILDNGYRLLIETNGSFPINRISRKAIKILDIKCPGSGMQGKICWQNLKKLNHKDEIKFVISDYEDYKWAKSIVKKYDLLKHIVLFSPVCKKDKKLISSLSEWLLKDNLNVRLQIQLHKYIGVK, from the coding sequence ATGAAAGTTTTTGAAATATTTAAATCGTTACAGGGAGAGTCAACCTTTCAGGGACTCCCATGTGTTTTTGTGCGACTTGCAGGTTGTAATCTTCGCTGTGTGTGGTGCGACACTAAATACGCTTATAAAGGCGGCAAAGAAATGTCAATTCTTCAAATTATGGAAATTATAAAATCGTATAAAACCCCTCTGGTAGAAATTACAGGTGGAGAACCTTTACTTCAGGAAGAAATTTACAACTTAATCACTAAAATACTGGATAATGGATACAGATTATTAATTGAGACGAATGGTTCTTTCCCCATAAATAGAATATCACGAAAAGCAATAAAGATATTAGATATAAAATGTCCCGGTTCAGGGATGCAGGGCAAAATATGTTGGCAAAACTTGAAAAAACTTAATCATAAAGATGAAATTAAATTTGTTATCTCGGATTACGAAGATTATAAATGGGCAAAATCTATTGTTAAAAAATATGATTTGCTTAAACACATTGTATTATTTTCTCCTGTGTGTAAAAAAGATAAAAAGTTAATATCATCACTTTCCGAATGGCTCTTAAAAGATAACTTAAACGTTAGATTACAAATACAATTACATAAATATATTGGGGTAAAATGA